A part of Drosophila ananassae strain 14024-0371.13 chromosome 2R, ASM1763931v2, whole genome shotgun sequence genomic DNA contains:
- the LOC6493301 gene encoding protein LSM14 homolog B isoform X3, with translation MSTGLPELGSKISLISKADIRYEGRLYTVDPQECTIALSSVRSFGTEDRDTQFQIAPQSQIYDYILFRGSDIKDIRVVNNHTLPHHNDPAIMQAQLQNAPPQVMPQHFPMPNAMGAPPQQPQQVPPQQQQPPHGAPSMPGGGNGAGGAPSGAPGYGNGNPFGNLAAANLANMVGNANAGSLAPGAGAPGSGAPFMHIGNQQQQKPQQQKQPISVLDMLAGASRSTTPISLIISPTAELTQQHQQQMQQNTAQGGNGRDAGHKRQNHQQQHSNQQGQQQRGGSNNNMHQQQQRGGSGNDFYNQRDRRDSGRQMDNNYNSNYSNNQRNNRGGGGGGGNGMQQQQRGGGGGGNGGGGGNGAWNMHRGGQNSNNMMMRNRGMGSRGPMRPNQGYRPQSANQNKPLNKIKFEGDFDFEQANNKFEELRSQLAKLKVADEAAKSTANSTATTTATNEQVGEKVEGAAHTLNGETDKKDDSGNETGAGEHEPEEDDVHVGYDKTKSFFDNISCEAAQDRSKNKKNDWRQERKLNTETFGVSSTRRGSYRGRNHYYNNGNMGGGAGNGGMNSGYGGAPGYNRNNYRMGGGGGGNFRNRSNNRNNGGGGGGRGNGQPTIPNGNGNPAAALKAAANNAGSTDASATTATTKSTSLLPEQTQQVAAVSQ, from the exons ATGAGTACGGGATTGCCGGAGTTGGGCTCAAAAATTAGCCTGATTTCGAAGGCGGACATCAGGTATGAAGGCCGCCTCTATACCGTGGATCCGCAGGAGTGCACCATTGCGCTCTCTAGTG tGCGCTCCTTCGGCACCGAGGACCGGGACACACAGTTCCAGATTGCGCCCCAGTCGCAGATCTACGACTACATCCTCTTCCGCGGCTCGGACATCAAGGACATTCGGGTGGTGAACAACCATACACTGCCCCACCACAATGATCCGGCGATCATGCAGGCCCAGCTCCAGAACGCACCGCCCCAGGTCATGCCCCAGCACTTCCCCATGCCCAACGCCATGGGTGCTCCGCCCCAGCAGCCACAACAGGtgccgccgcagcagcagcagccgccccATGGGGCTCCCTCGATGCCGGGTGGCGGCAACGGTGCCGGTGGCGCACCCAGCGGTGCTCCTGGCTATGGAAATGGAAATCCCTTCGGCAACCTGGCCGCCGCCAACTTAGCCAACATGGTGGGCAATGCGAACGCCGGCTCCCTGGCTCCGGGTGCAGGTGCCCCTGGAAGCGGAGCACCCTTCATGCACATTGGAaatcaacagcagcagaagccCCAGCAGCAAAAACAGCCAA TTTCCGTTTTAGACATGCTGGCCGGAGCCTCCCGTTCCACAACGCCCATCAGCCTGATTATCAGTCCCACGGCGGAGCTCacccagcagcaccagcagcagatGCAACAGAACACTGCCCAGGGTGGCAACGGGCGCGATGCAGGTCATAAGCGCCAgaaccaccagcagcagcattcGAATCAGCAGGGCCAGCAGCAACGTGGCGGATCCAACAACAACatgcatcagcagcagcagcggggaGGCAGCGGCAATGATTTCTATAACCAGCGGGATCGCCGTGACTCTGGTCGCCAGATggacaacaactacaacagcAATTACAGCAATAATCAGCGCAATAAtcgcggcggcggcggaggaggcggCAATGgcatgcagcagcagcagcgaggaggcggcggtggcggcaaTGGAGGAGGCGGTGGCAACGGAGCCTGGAATATGCATCGCGGAGGTCAGAACTCAAACAACATGATGATGCGTAATCGTGGAATGGGATCACGAGGTCCCATGCGACCAAATCag gGATATCGTCCGCAGTCGGCCAATCAGAACAAGCCGCTTAACAAGATCAAGTTCGAGGGCGACTTCGACTTCGAGCAGGCCAACAACAAGTTCGAGGAACTGCGCTCCCAGCTGGCGAAGCTCAAGGTGGCCGACGAGGCAGCCAAATCAACCGCCAACTCTACGGCAACCACAACTGCAACCAATGAGCAGGTGGGTGAAAAGGTTGAGGGCGCCGCCCATACA CTAAATGGGGAGACGGACAAGAAGGATGATTCTGGCAACGAGACCGGGGCCGGGGAGCATGAGCCGGAGGAGGATGATGTCCATGTGGGCTATGACAAGACCAAGTCGTTCTTCGACAACATTTCGTGCGAGGCTGCCCAGGACCGCAGCAAGAACAAGAAGAACGATTGGCGCCAGGAGCGCAAGTTGAACACCGAGACCTTTGGCGTTTCCTCGACTCGTCGTGGCAG CTACCGTGGACGCAACCATTACTACAATAATGGCAACATGGGCGGCGGAGCGGGCAATGGAGGCATGAACTCTGGCTATGGTGGAGCGCCGGGCTACAATCGCAACAACTACCGGATGggcggtggtggcggcggAAACTTCCGCAACCGAAGCAACAACCGGAACaatggcggcggcggtggcggccgGGGAAATGGTCAGCCCACTATTCCCAATGGCAATGGCAACCCAGCCGCTGCCCTGAAGGCGGCAGCCAACAATGCAGGATCCACGGACGCATCCGCCACAACAGCGACGACGAAATCGACGTCCCTCTTGCCAGAGCAGACGCAACAGGTGGCGGCAGttt CTCAATAA